A single Acetomicrobium thermoterrenum DSM 13490 DNA region contains:
- a CDS encoding amidohydrolase: MKNSSVILKGGVVFTVTKGVLENVDILIEEGIIKDIGKGLKGVSECEVVDVTDRIVTPGFIDPHTHIGLIEEGYPQDEESVNEHTDPVTPHLRVIDAINPYDRAFDEAISGGVTTVQVLPGSANVLGGQGAIIKTYGRIIDKMVRRFPSGMKAAFGENPKNLYKKKDRSPATRMSVAAILRESFMTAQDYAQRKDRAQREGNIFDRNMKWEALLPVLRGELPLRIHAHRADDMITAIRIADEFNLKFTLEHGTEGDKITEVLAPRQIPVAYGPGITSRSKLELQNRSWEGAVEQYEKGVHLCFTTDHPVVPLNHLVLHASLAVSAGMPSDEALAAITIKAAEHIGMEKELGSIDKGKVADLLVWDGDPLSYSSHLLLVMVEGNIVKRSL, translated from the coding sequence GTGAAAAATTCATCAGTTATATTGAAGGGCGGCGTTGTATTTACTGTAACCAAGGGTGTATTAGAAAACGTTGATATATTGATCGAAGAGGGGATTATTAAAGACATAGGCAAAGGACTCAAAGGCGTTTCCGAGTGCGAAGTGGTTGACGTGACAGATCGTATTGTCACACCCGGTTTTATCGACCCTCACACACATATCGGTCTAATAGAGGAAGGTTATCCGCAAGATGAAGAAAGTGTAAACGAACACACCGATCCTGTAACGCCACATCTGCGCGTCATTGATGCGATAAATCCCTATGATAGAGCTTTTGACGAAGCTATATCAGGCGGAGTGACGACAGTGCAGGTTTTGCCCGGAAGTGCAAATGTTTTGGGTGGTCAGGGAGCTATCATCAAAACTTATGGTCGAATAATAGATAAAATGGTTAGAAGATTTCCTTCAGGTATGAAAGCGGCTTTCGGAGAAAACCCGAAAAATTTATACAAAAAGAAAGACCGTTCTCCCGCCACGAGGATGTCAGTGGCTGCAATTTTGAGAGAATCGTTTATGACGGCTCAAGATTATGCTCAAAGGAAAGATCGTGCTCAAAGAGAAGGCAATATTTTTGACAGAAATATGAAATGGGAAGCTTTGCTTCCCGTATTGAGGGGCGAATTGCCCTTAAGGATTCATGCCCATAGGGCCGATGACATGATAACAGCCATTCGTATAGCCGATGAGTTTAACCTCAAGTTTACATTAGAGCATGGTACAGAAGGGGACAAGATAACCGAGGTCCTCGCTCCGAGGCAAATTCCTGTAGCTTATGGTCCGGGTATCACCTCAAGATCTAAGTTGGAACTTCAAAACAGATCGTGGGAAGGTGCCGTAGAACAATACGAAAAAGGCGTTCATCTGTGTTTTACTACTGACCATCCGGTTGTTCCGTTAAATCACCTGGTTTTGCATGCCTCTTTAGCTGTCTCGGCAGGCATGCCTTCAGATGAGGCTTTGGCAGCCATTACAATAAAAGCAGCCGAACATATCGGAATGGAGAAGGAGCTCGGATCAATAGATAAGGGCAAAGTAGCCGATCTTCTGGTGTGGGACGGGGATCCTTTAAGCTACTCCAGTCATCTTCTCCTTGTTATGGTCGAGGGAAACATAGTGAAGCGTTCTTTGTAG
- a CDS encoding L-threonine 3-dehydrogenase: MKRILVTGGTGQIGSELVPALRQKYGSDNVVCGGHRRNPDPELAEGGPYEVVNVANADEYVDVVKKYGVNVIYHLPAILSAKAEENPMGAWHVNVTGLINALEIAREYKCSLFVPSSIAAFGPSSPKWKTPQDTIQRPHTMYGVTKVTGELLCDYYFLKYGVDARGVRYPGLISYKTLPGGGTTDYAVEIFYEALKNKKYTCYLKKDTRMDMMYMPDALKAAIDLMEADPSKLVHRNAFNITAMAFTPEELVLEIKKHIPEFEIYYDVDPVKQGIADSWPDMLDDSCARQEWGWNPEYDLPTMVKDMLEKLSKKLGIDYK, from the coding sequence TTGAAGAGAATTCTTGTCACGGGCGGAACGGGACAGATCGGTTCGGAGCTGGTGCCTGCGCTTAGGCAAAAATATGGAAGCGATAATGTGGTGTGTGGAGGTCATAGGCGCAACCCGGACCCCGAATTAGCAGAAGGCGGCCCATACGAAGTGGTCAATGTTGCCAATGCAGATGAATACGTCGATGTTGTGAAAAAATATGGTGTTAACGTTATATATCACCTGCCGGCCATATTATCCGCAAAGGCAGAAGAAAATCCGATGGGCGCCTGGCACGTAAATGTTACCGGTTTGATAAACGCCCTGGAAATAGCCAGGGAATATAAATGCTCTCTCTTTGTCCCCAGCTCCATTGCTGCTTTTGGACCGAGCTCTCCGAAATGGAAAACCCCACAGGATACTATACAACGACCTCATACCATGTATGGCGTTACCAAAGTGACGGGAGAGCTCTTGTGTGATTATTATTTTCTTAAATATGGCGTGGACGCTCGTGGAGTCAGATATCCTGGATTGATTTCTTACAAAACCCTTCCCGGCGGCGGCACGACAGACTATGCCGTTGAAATATTCTACGAAGCCTTAAAAAACAAAAAATATACATGTTATCTAAAAAAAGACACTCGCATGGATATGATGTATATGCCTGATGCTTTAAAGGCTGCCATCGACCTGATGGAAGCTGATCCGTCAAAGCTTGTTCACAGGAATGCCTTTAACATTACGGCTATGGCCTTTACTCCCGAGGAGCTTGTTTTGGAAATAAAGAAACATATACCTGAGTTCGAGATTTACTATGATGTAGATCCTGTAAAACAGGGCATTGCCGATTCATGGCCCGATATGCTCGATGATAGCTGTGCCAGACAGGAGTGGGGATGGAATCCCGAGTACGATTTGCCAACAATGGTTAAGGATATGCTTGAAAAGCTGTCGAAAAAGCTGGGGATAGATTATAAGTAA
- a CDS encoding 2-oxoacid:acceptor oxidoreductase subunit alpha produces the protein MITLPQGKNEDISIVVTGAAGQGIQTVEDILGKVLKRSGLNVFATKEYMSRVRGGNNSTEIRVSSKSVRAFVNRIDLLICLNKGLRNYLKERISSDTVIIGDIEEMGKELAGRGQMFFDVPLLHFAKELGSPLFANVVAAGIITSLFDVDMSLLEQYFDERFGAKDKSLVTKNIDAAKKGYEIAQELAEDITVKMDHNSEIGKELLLTGSDAVALGAIAGGCNMIFGYPMSPATGVLSYLSQVAEEFGIVTEQTEDEISAINMAIGGWYAGGRAMVTTSGGGFDLMSEGLSLVGIGESPMVIHLGQRPGPATGLATRTEQADLNLALYAGHGEFPRAILAPGSIQEAFYMTQHAFNLAARYQVPVFILTDQYLLDSSYNLPAFSCEGLKVEKHIVKTDESYKRYVITEDGVSPRGIPGYGKGLIAFDSNEHGETGRNMDEDPQIRSEMNAKRMRKLKGLEEDSLPPALYGDVDYDVLLIGWGSTKHIIEEAIEKFSRPKTAFLQIRQPFPLHSSTKDYLKRAKVIVDIEGNATAQMANLIKLLTGIEASHRILTSSGMEITVEELLIKLRCLHV, from the coding sequence GTGATTACCTTACCCCAAGGTAAGAATGAGGACATCTCGATAGTTGTTACAGGAGCAGCCGGTCAAGGCATTCAAACGGTCGAGGATATTCTTGGAAAAGTACTTAAAAGAAGCGGGCTTAACGTATTTGCCACTAAAGAATATATGTCCCGAGTCAGAGGAGGAAATAACTCTACTGAAATTCGAGTTTCATCAAAGAGCGTACGAGCCTTCGTAAATCGCATAGATCTGCTCATTTGTTTAAACAAAGGACTCAGGAATTACCTTAAGGAACGCATCAGCAGCGATACTGTTATAATAGGCGACATAGAGGAAATGGGAAAGGAATTGGCAGGAAGGGGCCAAATGTTTTTTGACGTACCCTTGCTACATTTTGCCAAAGAGTTAGGTAGCCCCCTATTCGCCAACGTCGTCGCTGCCGGGATAATAACGTCCCTTTTTGACGTAGATATGTCCCTTTTGGAACAGTACTTTGACGAAAGATTTGGAGCAAAGGACAAGAGTTTAGTAACCAAGAATATTGATGCAGCTAAAAAGGGCTACGAAATAGCACAGGAACTTGCAGAGGACATAACCGTAAAGATGGACCACAACAGCGAAATTGGAAAAGAACTTCTTCTTACAGGAAGCGATGCAGTGGCTTTGGGAGCAATTGCAGGCGGTTGCAATATGATCTTCGGTTATCCAATGTCCCCTGCAACAGGGGTTCTTTCCTATCTTTCACAAGTCGCTGAAGAGTTTGGAATAGTGACCGAACAAACCGAAGATGAAATTTCTGCCATAAACATGGCCATCGGGGGCTGGTACGCTGGCGGCCGTGCCATGGTTACGACCTCCGGCGGAGGGTTTGACTTGATGAGCGAAGGGTTGTCCTTAGTCGGGATTGGCGAGAGCCCAATGGTAATACATCTGGGACAACGCCCCGGGCCGGCTACAGGTCTTGCCACGCGAACTGAACAGGCGGATTTAAATTTAGCCCTCTACGCGGGACATGGCGAATTTCCACGGGCAATACTCGCTCCGGGTTCGATCCAGGAAGCTTTTTATATGACACAGCATGCCTTTAATTTAGCGGCTCGCTATCAGGTCCCTGTTTTCATTCTCACCGATCAGTATCTTTTAGACTCGTCGTATAACCTTCCCGCTTTCTCTTGCGAAGGCCTTAAGGTCGAAAAACATATCGTAAAAACAGATGAATCATACAAACGTTATGTCATAACCGAAGATGGTGTATCGCCAAGAGGCATTCCGGGCTACGGCAAGGGACTAATAGCCTTTGACAGCAACGAACATGGTGAGACGGGAAGAAATATGGATGAAGATCCTCAAATTCGAAGCGAAATGAACGCCAAAAGAATGCGCAAACTGAAGGGACTAGAGGAAGACTCTCTTCCGCCTGCACTTTATGGAGACGTAGATTACGATGTGCTTTTAATAGGGTGGGGATCTACTAAACATATCATCGAAGAGGCGATAGAGAAATTTTCAAGGCCAAAAACGGCCTTTTTGCAAATAAGACAGCCCTTCCCGCTGCACAGCTCTACAAAAGATTATTTGAAAAGAGCAAAGGTTATAGTAGACATAGAAGGGAACGCTACGGCTCAAATGGCCAACTTAATTAAGCTGCTTACCGGCATTGAAGCATCTCATCGAATACTGACATCTTCTGGAATGGAAATTACGGTTGAAGAATTATTAATTAAGCTGCGTTGTTTGCATGTATAG
- the rplS gene encoding 50S ribosomal protein L19 produces MDPRIALVEKQYQKRELPEFRPGDTVRVHVWVREAGKERIQVFEGVVIARKNGGLRETFTVRKVSGGIGVERIFPLYCPNVEKIEVVRHGKVRRAKLYYLRKLSGKAARIKERRR; encoded by the coding sequence ATGGATCCGAGGATTGCATTAGTTGAAAAACAATACCAGAAACGCGAGCTGCCAGAATTCAGGCCTGGTGATACCGTTAGAGTTCACGTATGGGTAAGGGAGGCCGGCAAAGAGAGAATTCAGGTTTTTGAAGGTGTCGTGATTGCCAGGAAAAATGGTGGCTTAAGAGAAACGTTTACTGTAAGAAAAGTATCCGGTGGTATTGGTGTGGAAAGGATATTTCCCTTATACTGTCCTAACGTGGAAAAGATAGAGGTCGTTCGCCATGGTAAGGTAAGAAGGGCCAAGTTGTATTATTTGAGAAAGCTTTCCGGTAAAGCTGCCCGCATAAAAGAACGCCGCAGATAA
- a CDS encoding thiamine pyrophosphate-dependent enzyme: MTDVRMFDVPGPIDIMWCPGCGNFPILDAIKKALAELDLTPQDVLICSGIGQAAKLNHYVNTHFLHGLHGRSISNATGAKAANPKLVVLDVGGDGDRYAEGGNHIIHTIRRNPDITALVHDNRVYGLTKGQASPTSPMGYISPTTPKGVASLPLNPIALAVSLDASFVAQAFAGDIEETKEILKKAISHKGFSFVNIFQPCVTFNKINTYQWFKENTYYLGDDYDASDRKMALEKAFETDKLPLGVIYVNNRKTFEESLAAYENSDKPLYDRDISWDKLTKTFERFV; encoded by the coding sequence ATGACAGATGTTAGAATGTTCGATGTTCCTGGCCCTATAGATATAATGTGGTGTCCCGGTTGTGGCAATTTCCCCATACTTGACGCAATCAAAAAAGCCTTGGCCGAGCTCGATCTTACGCCCCAAGACGTGCTGATCTGTTCCGGAATAGGACAGGCCGCTAAACTAAATCACTATGTCAATACCCACTTTCTTCATGGCCTCCATGGCCGCTCTATTTCGAACGCTACCGGGGCAAAAGCAGCCAATCCCAAGCTGGTCGTCCTAGACGTTGGAGGAGACGGCGACAGATATGCTGAAGGGGGAAATCATATAATTCACACAATAAGGCGAAACCCGGATATAACAGCACTCGTTCACGATAACAGGGTTTACGGTTTGACAAAGGGGCAGGCCTCCCCAACAAGCCCTATGGGATACATATCGCCCACAACCCCGAAAGGAGTGGCAAGCTTGCCTTTGAATCCAATTGCCCTCGCCGTATCACTCGACGCTTCTTTCGTTGCTCAAGCCTTTGCAGGAGACATAGAAGAAACAAAAGAGATACTAAAAAAAGCCATATCCCATAAAGGATTTTCTTTTGTCAACATATTTCAACCCTGCGTCACCTTTAATAAAATCAATACTTATCAATGGTTTAAAGAAAACACATATTATCTTGGAGATGACTACGATGCAAGCGACCGAAAGATGGCTTTAGAGAAAGCATTTGAAACGGATAAATTGCCCCTTGGGGTAATATACGTAAACAACAGAAAGACCTTCGAGGAATCTCTGGCAGCTTATGAAAATTCCGATAAACCACTTTACGATCGCGACATATCGTGGGATAAACTGACAAAGACTTTTGAGCGCTTTGTTTAA
- a CDS encoding S66 peptidase family protein, with amino-acid sequence MQIRALKRHDTLGMLAPASPTNEEDLKKAEIAIKELGFKVIVGESCYARRGYLSGDDHLRASDVNKMFVNEDIDGIICLRGGYGSMRILDMLDFDIIKDNPKPFIGYSDITALLVTFFQRAKMPTFHGPMGIDFAKGLDEFTKNSFISAVCGSTENMILSNPEGRPLRALSQGEAEGEIVGGNLSIVAATLGTPYEIDTRGKLLLLEDIDEKPYKVDKMLLQMRLAGKLEEAAGFILGDFRNCEETDASKSLNLEEVFADYIIPLRKPTIANFSAGHCDSKITVPIGLKAHLDATNCKICILKDHIAN; translated from the coding sequence ATGCAAATTAGGGCTTTAAAACGACACGATACCCTTGGAATGCTGGCGCCTGCGAGCCCAACCAATGAGGAGGACCTAAAGAAGGCCGAGATCGCAATTAAAGAGTTGGGGTTTAAGGTCATCGTTGGCGAATCTTGTTATGCCCGTAGGGGCTATTTGTCGGGTGATGATCACTTAAGAGCCAGTGATGTAAACAAAATGTTCGTTAATGAAGATATTGACGGAATAATTTGCCTGCGTGGCGGATACGGGAGCATGAGAATACTCGATATGCTGGATTTCGATATTATCAAAGACAACCCTAAACCTTTTATAGGGTATAGCGATATAACGGCTCTACTTGTAACCTTTTTTCAAAGGGCAAAAATGCCCACCTTTCACGGACCTATGGGAATAGATTTCGCGAAGGGTTTAGATGAATTTACTAAAAATAGTTTCATATCAGCAGTTTGCGGTTCAACGGAAAATATGATCCTATCCAATCCCGAAGGCCGACCACTTCGGGCTTTATCTCAGGGAGAAGCAGAGGGAGAAATTGTCGGGGGAAATTTGTCCATAGTTGCTGCTACGTTAGGAACGCCCTATGAAATAGATACTCGGGGGAAACTGCTTTTGCTGGAGGATATCGACGAAAAACCGTACAAGGTAGATAAAATGCTTCTGCAAATGCGCTTGGCCGGGAAACTGGAAGAGGCTGCAGGTTTTATTTTGGGAGATTTTAGAAATTGCGAAGAGACAGATGCTTCCAAAAGCCTTAATCTTGAGGAAGTATTCGCTGATTACATTATCCCCCTCAGAAAACCCACAATAGCTAACTTTTCAGCTGGGCATTGTGATTCTAAAATTACCGTACCCATAGGTCTGAAGGCGCATTTGGATGCAACCAATTGTAAAATATGTATTCTAAAAGACCACATTGCCAATTGA
- a CDS encoding acetate--CoA ligase family protein — protein MSSFVDLNRLFKPKKIAIVGASSNMDSISGRPLKLLNRYNYRGDIFPVNPKYDSLHGFKCYPDIRSLPASPDVVIIGVRAALVPDILEQCGEKNVPFAVIFSSGFAEADDTQLQDKIIYIANKWNIRLVGPNCQGLVNFVDGVPLSFSASLDAEPLEPGHIAYVSQSGAFGFASFALGADSGVKFRYVVTTGNQVDLDVVDFGRFIIEDREVKLLILYMEGLKDGSKFLDLVQQAKKREIPIAVLKVGKSDVAKEAAKSHTAALTGDREVWDAVFKQYGVISISDVEDIIDLGTIFSSPKRATGKKVAVLTTSGGAGIIMTDLLDDYGLNVPVLDENTQEKIKPYIPPFGSSSNPIDMTAQVINDPKGFPGCLDAVLECPDIDMVTVIISMITGKSGEQMVQDLIAASQGTKKPINCTWLIDRKHGEVFLKQLKAAGVPLFQSLRRSAFALSTLANWYEVMLKPTKDIEVKGEPFLPKLPLMMTEYDSKKLLEHWGVPVTNERLCLSLEEAIEASEEIGYPVALKVMSPQILHKTEAGVIALNLQNEEQIRNAYGRILEKARKFNAEANIEGVLVQEMVGSGLECMIGVKRDPIFGPIVAVGLGGIYVEVLRDVSLRRAPIDENTAMEMIEELKGYPLLAGARGQKRKDINALAKAVSLISRMACIESELKELDANPVFVLDEGKGVLVADALILRKEKE, from the coding sequence ATGTCATCATTTGTGGACCTAAACCGCCTTTTTAAGCCTAAAAAAATTGCCATAGTTGGCGCATCATCTAACATGGATAGCATATCAGGTCGACCTTTAAAATTGCTGAACCGATACAATTATAGAGGGGATATTTTTCCTGTGAATCCTAAATACGATTCACTTCATGGATTCAAATGTTATCCAGATATTAGATCCCTTCCGGCGTCTCCGGATGTTGTCATTATTGGAGTAAGAGCTGCCCTTGTGCCCGATATTTTGGAACAATGCGGAGAGAAAAACGTTCCCTTCGCTGTCATATTTTCTTCGGGGTTTGCTGAAGCTGACGACACTCAACTTCAGGATAAAATAATTTATATAGCAAATAAATGGAATATCCGTTTGGTAGGTCCGAATTGTCAAGGTTTGGTAAATTTTGTCGACGGTGTTCCTCTGAGTTTTTCTGCTTCACTAGACGCAGAACCCCTGGAACCTGGACATATTGCTTACGTCTCGCAAAGTGGAGCTTTTGGATTTGCCTCTTTTGCCCTAGGTGCCGACAGTGGTGTAAAGTTTCGCTATGTAGTAACTACTGGCAATCAAGTAGATTTAGATGTAGTTGATTTTGGGCGGTTCATTATTGAGGACAGAGAAGTGAAACTTCTTATCCTTTACATGGAAGGTTTGAAAGACGGCTCAAAGTTCCTGGATTTAGTGCAACAAGCCAAAAAGAGGGAAATTCCAATTGCAGTACTGAAAGTCGGTAAGAGCGATGTGGCTAAAGAGGCAGCGAAAAGTCACACAGCTGCTCTTACGGGTGATAGGGAAGTTTGGGATGCCGTATTTAAGCAATATGGTGTTATAAGCATTTCTGACGTAGAAGATATCATCGATCTGGGAACGATATTTTCTTCTCCCAAAAGAGCTACAGGCAAAAAGGTAGCGGTGTTAACTACTTCCGGAGGAGCAGGTATAATCATGACGGATTTGTTGGACGACTATGGCCTGAATGTGCCGGTTTTGGATGAAAACACGCAAGAGAAGATAAAACCCTATATACCCCCCTTCGGCTCCAGCTCAAACCCTATAGACATGACTGCGCAGGTGATAAATGACCCCAAAGGTTTCCCTGGCTGTTTGGATGCGGTGCTCGAATGTCCTGACATAGACATGGTCACCGTCATTATATCCATGATTACCGGTAAATCGGGCGAACAGATGGTCCAGGACCTCATAGCTGCGAGTCAAGGGACCAAAAAACCTATCAATTGTACCTGGCTGATTGACCGTAAACATGGGGAAGTTTTTTTGAAACAGCTTAAGGCTGCAGGTGTACCGTTATTTCAAAGTTTGCGCAGAAGTGCTTTTGCACTGAGCACACTTGCCAACTGGTATGAAGTCATGTTGAAACCTACGAAAGACATAGAGGTCAAGGGAGAACCATTTTTGCCCAAACTTCCATTAATGATGACGGAATACGACTCAAAGAAATTGTTGGAGCATTGGGGCGTTCCGGTGACAAATGAGAGACTTTGCTTGTCCTTGGAAGAGGCCATAGAAGCAAGCGAAGAGATTGGGTATCCCGTGGCTTTAAAGGTTATGTCTCCTCAAATTCTTCACAAAACTGAGGCTGGAGTAATTGCCCTAAACTTGCAAAATGAAGAACAAATTCGCAATGCCTACGGCAGAATATTGGAAAAGGCCAGGAAATTTAACGCTGAAGCCAACATAGAGGGAGTATTAGTTCAAGAAATGGTCGGTAGCGGTTTGGAATGTATGATAGGTGTCAAAAGAGACCCGATTTTTGGCCCGATTGTCGCCGTCGGTTTGGGAGGAATATATGTCGAAGTGCTGAGAGATGTTTCGTTGCGACGCGCCCCCATCGATGAGAATACCGCTATGGAAATGATAGAGGAACTTAAAGGTTACCCCCTGCTTGCAGGAGCACGTGGTCAAAAACGAAAGGACATAAACGCTTTGGCAAAAGCAGTTAGTTTAATATCGAGAATGGCATGTATAGAAAGTGAGCTAAAAGAATTGGATGCAAATCCGGTTTTTGTACTAGACGAAGGAAAAGGAGTGTTAGTTGCGGATGCTCTAATATTGCGCAAAGAGAAGGAGTGA
- the rpsP gene encoding 30S ribosomal protein S16: protein MTVRIRLARHGRKKRPFYRLVVADSRSPRDGKFIEMIGTYNPLTDPADVKVNEERAMYWLKVGAQPSETARSLLRKVGVWDKFMESKKV, encoded by the coding sequence ATGACAGTTAGAATCAGGTTGGCTCGTCATGGGCGAAAAAAAAGGCCATTTTACAGGTTGGTTGTGGCGGATTCCCGTTCGCCCAGGGATGGAAAGTTCATTGAAATGATAGGCACCTACAATCCCTTGACCGATCCCGCAGATGTTAAGGTGAACGAGGAAAGGGCAATGTATTGGCTTAAAGTGGGTGCTCAGCCTTCTGAAACGGCCAGGTCGCTTTTGCGAAAAGTCGGAGTGTGGGATAAATTTATGGAAAGCAAGAAGGTTTGA
- the trmD gene encoding tRNA (guanosine(37)-N1)-methyltransferase TrmD, translating into MHFSVVTAFPEYFEAFLNMSIIGRAVKEAKIEVEIVNLRDYASNRYGQIDDYSYGGGGMVIMPEPLYKALEDIKSAGSCVVYPSPQGVVLTQDLVEALTKKDHIVLICGHYEGIDERFVEKCVDLEISIGDYVLTGGELPAMIIIDAISRLIPGVVGKEEAVSEDSFYKGMLDYPHYTRPVNWQGLGVPKELTSGNHQEAATWRRREAATRTLRRRPDLLSRAGIRPYLTKGVYLMLAHYPVLNKSGNVVTSAVTGLDLHDISRSCMTFGVDKFLVVTPLRSQREMVSKIAGHWQKAHEMGLNPLRAEALNLLKVFGSIDSGLAWIEKKEREKPLVVATTAKQVKGALPYLELKRIALEKDVPLCILFGTSWGLADEVFDHVDLVLKPIMGGNGEYNHLSVRSAVAVVLDRLFGWR; encoded by the coding sequence GTGCACTTTTCTGTAGTGACTGCTTTTCCGGAGTACTTTGAAGCCTTTTTGAACATGAGCATTATAGGAAGGGCCGTCAAGGAGGCAAAAATTGAGGTCGAGATCGTTAACTTAAGGGATTACGCCTCGAACCGATATGGCCAAATAGATGACTACTCCTATGGCGGTGGCGGAATGGTAATAATGCCCGAACCTCTTTATAAGGCTTTAGAAGATATCAAATCCGCCGGTTCTTGCGTTGTATATCCTTCGCCCCAGGGGGTGGTGCTGACTCAGGACCTGGTGGAGGCGTTGACTAAGAAGGATCACATCGTGTTAATATGCGGTCACTACGAAGGAATTGACGAGCGTTTCGTCGAAAAATGTGTGGACCTTGAAATATCCATAGGGGATTACGTTTTAACGGGCGGAGAACTGCCTGCGATGATCATAATTGACGCCATTTCTCGCCTTATTCCGGGAGTGGTCGGAAAGGAAGAGGCGGTGTCGGAGGATTCCTTTTATAAGGGAATGTTGGATTATCCCCATTACACGAGGCCGGTTAATTGGCAAGGTCTGGGAGTTCCAAAAGAGCTTACGTCGGGAAATCATCAAGAGGCTGCAACATGGAGAAGAAGGGAGGCCGCTACCAGAACGCTTAGGCGTCGCCCCGATCTTTTGTCCAGAGCTGGAATTAGGCCCTATCTGACAAAAGGGGTTTATTTAATGTTAGCGCACTATCCTGTGTTAAATAAAAGCGGTAATGTGGTCACTTCTGCGGTGACGGGCCTCGACCTTCACGATATTAGCAGAAGTTGCATGACCTTCGGGGTAGATAAGTTTTTGGTGGTTACTCCCCTTAGGTCGCAGCGCGAGATGGTTTCCAAAATAGCAGGACATTGGCAAAAAGCTCATGAGATGGGCCTCAATCCGCTGAGGGCCGAGGCTTTAAACTTACTTAAGGTCTTCGGGTCGATTGACTCAGGTTTGGCTTGGATAGAAAAAAAGGAAAGAGAGAAACCCTTGGTTGTGGCTACGACTGCCAAACAAGTCAAGGGAGCGCTTCCTTATTTGGAGCTTAAAAGAATAGCACTTGAAAAAGATGTTCCTTTGTGCATTCTCTTTGGCACAAGTTGGGGCCTTGCCGATGAAGTTTTTGACCATGTCGATCTGGTTTTGAAGCCTATAATGGGAGGTAATGGAGAGTATAATCATTTATCCGTAAGGAGCGCAGTAGCTGTTGTGTTGGACCGACTTTTTGGATGGAGATAA
- the rimM gene encoding ribosome maturation factor RimM (Essential for efficient processing of 16S rRNA), whose product MRWHMFSEELVTVGRIVGAHGIKGELRLLPLTDFPERFKDMDYLDVYRPNGSFWCRLTINSIREHVGKGQFIVGVDEIVDRDAAESLRGGLVMVRPQERVELPDGFYWIDDLLGLAVVDYDTGNNLGTLVEIMPTGSNDVYVVETEKGKRHMLPAISEVVKEINIDNGFVKVHLLEGLWE is encoded by the coding sequence GTGAGATGGCATATGTTTTCTGAGGAGTTGGTTACCGTAGGCCGAATTGTGGGGGCTCACGGCATAAAAGGAGAGTTACGGCTTTTGCCTTTAACGGACTTTCCTGAGCGTTTTAAAGATATGGATTACCTCGATGTCTATCGCCCCAACGGTTCTTTTTGGTGCCGACTCACTATAAATTCGATTCGGGAGCATGTTGGCAAGGGGCAATTTATCGTAGGTGTAGACGAGATAGTCGATAGGGATGCTGCTGAAAGTCTGCGCGGTGGCCTTGTAATGGTCAGACCTCAAGAAAGAGTGGAACTTCCCGATGGTTTCTACTGGATTGACGATTTACTTGGTCTTGCTGTCGTCGATTACGATACGGGCAACAATCTGGGTACTTTGGTGGAAATCATGCCAACGGGGAGCAATGATGTTTACGTTGTAGAAACTGAAAAGGGAAAAAGGCACATGCTTCCGGCGATATCAGAAGTTGTAAAAGAGATCAATATCGATAACGGTTTTGTAAAGGTGCATTTGTTGGAAGGATTGTGGGAATAG
- a CDS encoding KH domain-containing protein yields MADYAELIRTIVSRLVTMPDDVDVRQEIEDGKVKVSIKVNPEDMGRVIGKSGATIKSIRVIAKAAAIKSKDKIDVVVEE; encoded by the coding sequence ATGGCAGATTATGCTGAGTTGATAAGAACAATAGTATCCCGGTTGGTTACCATGCCGGACGACGTTGATGTAAGACAAGAAATCGAGGATGGAAAGGTTAAAGTGTCTATAAAAGTGAACCCGGAAGATATGGGTCGTGTCATCGGTAAATCTGGAGCTACAATCAAGTCAATACGCGTTATAGCCAAGGCAGCGGCCATCAAATCCAAAGATAAAATAGATGTAGTGGTTGAGGAGTAA